Proteins found in one Takifugu rubripes chromosome 17, fTakRub1.2, whole genome shotgun sequence genomic segment:
- the LOC115253220 gene encoding coiled-coil domain-containing protein 40-like has translation MKEEDEQELIFLDTDHPMVLRYQEGMKKQLRHYLEKLELQIEEKRAIKKVRERHSQELQVDVLKNLKDLSSKKAQLEELTVIAEKAREEHLKVQDKLVKIKTEYDSMKHEKNKLENDVNQKLAELDDLNVKLHYTQKYSEALHGDVKAKKNINQKTRTQRKRAEEQKSQQDLCVEHLTKELERVIEEIKMYEVQITAQLEKKERAKNTSSEAEMLLEDMLLQHKWIRQQWINSLQMMEKTVEKRNAMQEAVSGAMQEVNLLDGEIQRNRKSNNEMQEKNEKLTMELQMAQIQCEAIKRTINKKKDEEEVLLAQYSSYQGSIKQAENTLLHLKKEASAAQSVLNNHRKQLEKESALRLDLEGKIRTQMQQMIIHNRTAKNYQQLFGKLTDTKNEKMCQLLQLENEIAAVENKKIKVARDVDALNITLEDQEKEIAEKTKHNTSCESKICSRNKEIEQNQRTIQNMKNKMAEIAARTGNEDLSPYETKILNLKEQRRELEETMKNHTQLWLTKQETRVRLTLEYEATSKVTHKLQIEYTTLQKKKMRLDGLMDIENRELKQLQNKAKALTRSLQKLNIQIDDNGKQRMLLEEKKMMMEMDFLGRIKEAEQAAASIQMKYNRTEEEKENLCNCLMESEWQKLLWERKIQLAKETRSEIKKQNEELQKLKMVVRKKETQLNQQVKEGEKLMKESEALAERWGNIAERRLVLWHTSDKIKHNRKCEMERTHEAQKRNLTKMKKQLSALDENLKELKQKKTFIVEDIEKKKQEVTEHHLKNEAFDSEITKLQDDKERSLVLTEALQNWAKHLKMLRDGTSKPPTNTEAVTAAFSKEVENLHSLYEKVQHICRECPENREELRRLRIALEAHMTFLTTAQHARHGSC, from the exons atgaaagaggaggatgagcaggaaTTGATTTTCCTGGACACTGATCAT CCCATGGTGCTCAGATACCAGGAAGGGATGAAGAAGCAACTAAGACATTACCTGGAAAAGTTAGAACTGCAGATAGAAGAGAAG AGAGCAATCAAGAAGGTTCGTGAAAGACATTCTCAAGAGCTGCAAGTTGATGTGTTGAAGAATTTGAAGGACCTCTCCAGTAAAAAGGCCCAACTTGAAGAATTAACTGTTATTGCTGAGAAGGCTAGAGAAGAACACTTAAAAGTTCAGGATAAGCTTGTAAAAATTAAGACAGAGTATGACTCGATGAAGCACGAAAAGAACAAACTTGAAAACGatg TGAACCAGAAGCTGGCAGAACTAGATGACCTAAACGTTAAGCTCCattacacacaaaaatacagtgAAGCCCTGCATGGGGATGTTAAAGCAAAGAAGAATATCAATCAGAAAACTCGAACTCAGAGGAAaagagctgaggagcagaagtcccagcAG GATCTGTGTGTAGAGCATCTGACAAAGGAACTGGAGAGAGTGATTGAGGAGATAAAGATGTATGAAGTTCAGATTACTGCTCAAttagaaaagaaagagagagccAAAAATACCAGTTCTGAG GCTGAGATGCTCCTGGAGGACATGCTTCTGCAGCATAAATGGATACGGCAGCAATGGATAAACAGTCTGCAGATGATGGAAAAAACTGTTGAGAAGCGTAATGCAATGCAAGAGGCTGTGAG TGGTGCAATGCAGGAAGTGAATCTTTTGGATGGAGAGATTCAGAGGAACAGGAAATCCAACAATGAAATGCAGGAGAAGAATGAAAAGCTCACTATGGAGTTGCAGATGGCTCAAATACAGTGTGAAGCCATCAAAAGGACAATTAAtaagaaaaaggatgaagaagaggtGCTGCTGGCCCAGTACAGTTCTTATCAGGGCTCCATAAAGCAGGCAGAAAATACTCTCCTTCATCTGAAGAAG GAGGCCAGCGCTGCCCAGTCTGTACTAAACAATCAtaggaagcagctggagaaagaaaGTGCGCTACGATTAGATTTGGAGGGTAAgattaggacccaaatgcagcagatGATTATCCACAACAGGACTGCCAAGAACTACCAACAGCTCTTTGGCAAACTAACTGACACCAAGAACGAGAAG ATGTGTCAGCTGTTGCAGCTGGAGAATGAAATAGCTGCAGTAGAAAACAAGAAGATCAAAGTTGCAAGAGATGTGGATGCCCTGAACATCACCCTGGAGGACCAGGAGAAGGAGATTGCAGAGAAAACCAAGCACAATACATCATGTGAGTCTAAGATATGTTCACGTAATAAAGAAATCGAGCAGAACCAGCGGACAATCCAAAACATGAAGAACAAGATGGCAGAGATTGCAGCCAGGACTGGG AATGAGGACCTTAGTCCATACGAAACCAAGATACTTAATTTAAAGGAACagaggagggagctggaggaaaccaTGAAGAACCACACCCAGCTCTGGTTAACAAAGCAGGAGACTCGCGTGAGACTGACCCTGGAATATGAAGCCACCAGCAAAGTCACGCACAAACTGCAGATAGAGTACACCaccctgcagaagaagaaaatgcgTCTAGATG GTCTGATGGACATTGAGAACCGTGAGCTGAAGCAGCTTCAGAACAAAGCCAAGGCGCTCACCCGTAGCCTGCAGAAGCTCAACATTCAGATAGACGACAACGGGAAACAGaggatgctgctggaggagaagaagatgatgatggagatggaCTTCCTCGGGAGAATAAAG GAAGCAGAGCAGGCGGCTGCCAGCATTCAAATGAAATACAACAGgactgaggaggaaaaagagaatcTTTGCAACTGTTTGATGGAGTCTGA ATGGCAGAAGTTGTTGTGGGAGAGAAAGATACAACTCGCGAAAGAGACTCGCTCAGAAATAAAGAAGCAAAACGAAGAACTCCAGAAGTTAAAGATGGTGGTGCGCAAAAAGGAG ACGCAACTTAACCAGCAGGTTAAAGAAGGAGAGAAGCTGATGAAAGAGAGTGAAGCACTGGCAGAGCGGTGGGGCAACATCGCTGAGCGCCGCCTGGTCCTGTGGCACACCTCTGACAAAATCAAACACAACAGAAAGTGTGAAATGGAGCGCACCCACGAGGCTCAGAAACGGAATCTCACAAAGATGAAAAAG CAACTAAGCGCTTTGGATGAAAACCTCAAGGAGCTAAAGCAGAAGAAGACTTTCATTGTGGAGGATAttgagaagaagaagcaggaagtgacagaacACCACCttaaaaatgaagcatttgATTCTGAGATAACAAAACTCCAAGATGACAAAGAGAGG AGCCTGGTCCTCACAGAGGCCCTGCAGAACTGGGCCAAGCATCTAAAGATGTTGCGTGATGGCACCTCCAAGCCTCCCACCAACACAGAGGCAGTCACTGCAGCTTTCAGTAAAGAAGTGGAGAATCTGCACTCCCTTTACGAGAAGGTGCAGCACATCTGTCGGGAGTGTCCAGAGAACCGGGAAGAGCTCAGAAGGTTGAGAATAGCTCTAGAAGCACACATGACGTTCCTGACCACTGCACAACATGCCAGACATGGTAGTTGTTAA